The following coding sequences lie in one Thermomicrobium sp. 4228-Ro genomic window:
- a CDS encoding branched-chain amino acid ABC transporter permease — protein sequence MNAITFGKHWKSVIFALLALFLVLAPAILPTYPVSVLTEIIIFTLFAMSLNILLGYGGLPSLGHSAFFGTGGYAVGLLAKYYGIPAAPALFIAVVAGIIVALITGPFVLRTHGAYFLILTLSLTQVLFGIVWLWRNVTGGDDGLPGIPMAKLPFLAGRVSDTVNFYYLTLLIVGIAIAAIAWILRSPFGLALVGIRENERYLEGLGYPTWRIKYVAYALAGGFGALAGGLFAYFKGFVGPGQLSWLLAGEGMVMVILGGAGTFWGPAVGALLVLLLRYEVSAFTQRWVMILGIVFILNVLLLPQGIVRLPERIRDVRARLRRETILVPPIQEASAPAERSVERVIERS from the coding sequence ATGAACGCGATCACGTTCGGCAAGCACTGGAAATCGGTGATCTTCGCGCTCCTTGCGCTCTTCCTCGTTCTCGCTCCAGCGATCCTGCCAACCTACCCAGTCAGTGTCTTGACGGAAATCATCATCTTCACGCTCTTCGCGATGTCGCTCAATATCCTGCTCGGCTACGGCGGGCTGCCTTCGCTCGGCCATTCCGCCTTTTTCGGGACTGGCGGCTATGCGGTCGGCTTGCTCGCCAAGTACTACGGCATTCCAGCCGCTCCGGCACTGTTCATCGCCGTGGTGGCGGGCATCATCGTTGCCCTGATCACCGGCCCCTTTGTCCTCCGAACGCACGGCGCATACTTCCTGATCCTCACGCTGTCGCTGACCCAGGTCCTGTTCGGTATCGTCTGGCTCTGGCGCAACGTCACAGGCGGCGACGATGGTCTCCCCGGTATTCCGATGGCGAAACTGCCCTTCCTGGCAGGGCGCGTGTCCGATACCGTCAACTTCTACTATCTCACGCTGCTCATCGTGGGCATCGCGATCGCGGCCATCGCCTGGATCCTCCGTTCACCCTTCGGGCTCGCCCTCGTCGGGATTCGGGAAAACGAGCGTTATCTCGAGGGGCTCGGCTATCCGACCTGGCGGATCAAGTACGTCGCCTATGCTCTAGCCGGGGGCTTTGGAGCACTGGCCGGCGGATTGTTCGCCTACTTCAAGGGATTCGTCGGACCCGGACAGCTCAGCTGGCTCCTCGCCGGCGAAGGGATGGTGATGGTCATCCTCGGCGGCGCTGGTACCTTCTGGGGACCGGCGGTCGGTGCGCTGCTCGTCTTGCTCCTGCGCTACGAGGTGAGTGCCTTCACCCAGCGGTGGGTCATGATCCTCGGTATCGTCTTCATTCTGAACGTCCTGCTGCTGCCGCAAGGGATCGTCCGTCTCCCGGAGCGCATCCGCGACGTCCGTGCACGGCTGCGTCGCGAAACGATACTCGTCCCGCCGATTCAGGAAGCCTCGGCTCCGGCAGAACGCTCTGTCGAGCGAGTCATCGAGAGGTCGTGA
- a CDS encoding class II aldolase/adducin family protein encodes MSDLREVVALGCRILALEGQDDYIWGHVSARDPDGRGVWMKASGLWFEEVTAEDVLLVGWDGTVLAGSGKRHSEYPIHTEIMRARPDVHAVVHSHPVHALAFASRGVPLRPISHEVTVFVPPDVPRFTLTGDLITTEELGRALAEALGDRPAIFLVHHGIVTVGPDVPTAVFRALLLEHGCRKQLLAMAAGGPQTWSSDEEALVKRQHCYSAPQVHAAWELLVRRVQRHAQPYRTSRTG; translated from the coding sequence ATGAGCGACCTGCGGGAAGTCGTCGCGCTCGGCTGCCGGATTCTCGCGCTGGAAGGGCAGGACGACTACATCTGGGGCCACGTTTCGGCCCGCGACCCGGACGGTCGCGGGGTGTGGATGAAGGCGAGCGGACTGTGGTTCGAGGAGGTTACGGCCGAAGACGTGCTCCTGGTCGGCTGGGACGGAACCGTCTTGGCCGGCTCGGGGAAACGACACTCGGAATACCCGATCCATACCGAGATCATGCGGGCTCGGCCAGATGTCCATGCGGTCGTCCACTCGCATCCGGTTCACGCCCTCGCCTTCGCTTCACGCGGCGTACCGCTCCGGCCGATCAGCCATGAGGTAACCGTCTTCGTACCACCGGATGTCCCGCGCTTCACGCTCACCGGCGATTTGATCACGACCGAGGAACTCGGTCGAGCGCTCGCCGAGGCGCTCGGTGATCGGCCAGCCATCTTCCTGGTACATCATGGGATCGTCACGGTCGGTCCCGATGTGCCCACAGCGGTCTTTCGCGCTTTGCTCCTGGAGCACGGGTGCCGGAAGCAGCTCTTGGCGATGGCAGCGGGAGGCCCGCAGACCTGGTCGAGCGACGAGGAGGCGCTGGTGAAGCGTCAGCACTGTTACAGCGCTCCGCAGGTGCACGCTGCCTGGGAACTGCTCGTTCGGCGTGTCCAGCGGCACGCTCAGCCATACCGAACCAGCCGCACGGGATGA
- a CDS encoding catechol 2,3-dioxygenase — protein sequence MTAAADYGYIFDVAQLAHVELLTTDLERSLWFFRDLIGMEEVARKDGSVYLRAYDERYLTSLKLTPSETPGLGHAAWRARSPQALERRVKAIEATGLGQGWIDGDVGHGPAYRFTTPEGHQMEIFWEVEWYQAPGDLQSRLPNRPQKRPNRGVPVRRLDHINLFAKDVKRCGDFMMEALGFQLREYIEARAGGYKGVWLSVSPLVHETAFMYDEAGPGGRLHHICYWYGYPHQLWEVGDLFREHHIHIELGPAKHGITQAMPLYVYEPGGNRVELFGDVGYLIFEPDWKPIRWTEDHIERAAQEGGLPWLGGSFPLEYWVYGTPTVEQAARTAQPAAQAPAD from the coding sequence GTGACTGCTGCAGCGGACTACGGCTATATCTTCGACGTCGCACAGCTCGCGCACGTCGAGCTCCTGACGACCGACCTCGAGCGGTCGCTCTGGTTCTTCCGCGACCTGATCGGTATGGAGGAAGTCGCCCGGAAAGACGGCTCGGTCTACCTCCGGGCCTACGACGAGCGCTACCTCACCTCGCTCAAGTTGACGCCGTCAGAGACACCGGGACTGGGCCACGCAGCCTGGCGGGCACGCTCACCGCAGGCCCTCGAGCGGCGCGTCAAGGCGATCGAGGCGACCGGCCTCGGGCAAGGCTGGATCGACGGCGATGTCGGCCATGGTCCGGCGTACCGCTTCACCACTCCTGAAGGGCATCAGATGGAGATCTTCTGGGAGGTCGAGTGGTACCAGGCACCCGGTGATCTCCAGAGCCGCTTGCCCAATCGGCCACAAAAGCGGCCGAACCGCGGCGTACCCGTACGCCGGCTCGATCACATCAACCTGTTCGCGAAGGACGTCAAGCGCTGCGGGGACTTCATGATGGAGGCCCTCGGCTTCCAGCTCCGCGAGTACATCGAGGCGCGCGCTGGCGGGTACAAGGGCGTCTGGCTCTCGGTCAGTCCGCTGGTGCACGAGACCGCCTTCATGTACGACGAAGCCGGTCCGGGTGGGCGACTCCATCACATCTGTTACTGGTACGGGTACCCGCACCAACTGTGGGAGGTCGGCGACCTGTTCCGCGAGCACCACATCCATATCGAGCTCGGTCCGGCCAAGCACGGTATCACGCAGGCGATGCCGCTCTACGTCTACGAACCAGGCGGGAACCGTGTCGAACTGTTCGGCGATGTCGGATACCTAATCTTCGAGCCCGACTGGAAACCGATCCGCTGGACCGAAGACCATATCGAGCGTGCCGCCCAGGAAGGTGGGCTCCCCTGGCTCGGCGGCAGCTTCCCGCTCGAGTACTGGGTCTACGGAACACCGACGGTCGAGCAGGCGGCTCGGACAGCCCAGCCGGCCGCTCAGGCGCCAGCTGACTGA
- a CDS encoding 4-hydroxyphenylacetate 3-hydroxylase N-terminal domain-containing protein → MADRPYTGAEYLESLRDGREVYVYGERVKDVTTHPAFRNAARMIARLYDALHDPERRQVLTVPTDTGNGGWTHPFFVAPRTPEDLLRARDAIAEWARMTYGWMGRTPDYKASFLGTLGANTAFYAPYEENARRWYCLGQERVLYWNHAIVHPPVDRNRPPHEVADVYVHVVRETDAGIVVRGAKVVATGSALTHHNFVAHYATPTVGGLKDPRFALVFCVPMDAPGLKLFSRPSYEAAAAVMGSPWDYPLSSRLDENDAIMVFDDVLVPWENIFVYQDVEKADGFFPASGFIPRFAFHGCTRFAVKLDSIAGVLLKAVEAAGTKDFRGVQARVGEVIAWRNLFWALTEAMARDPIPWCDGYVSPKIEYAQAYRVLAPTAWSRVRQIILDDVASSLVYLPSHALDLKNPVERAYLDKYVRGSNGYDAHDRIKVMKLLYDATISEFAGRHELYERNYAGSHEDTRLQTFLIAEATGLAEQLREFAEQCMAEYDLDGWTAPDLLDNEDVSWVLQRVLRQATEA, encoded by the coding sequence GTGGCCGATCGACCGTACACCGGTGCGGAATATCTCGAGAGCCTCCGCGACGGGCGCGAAGTCTACGTTTACGGTGAGCGTGTCAAAGACGTGACGACGCATCCGGCTTTCCGCAACGCGGCTCGGATGATCGCGCGGCTGTACGACGCGCTCCACGATCCAGAGCGACGACAGGTTCTGACGGTACCGACCGATACCGGTAATGGTGGCTGGACGCACCCGTTCTTCGTCGCCCCCAGGACTCCCGAGGACCTGCTCCGTGCCCGCGACGCGATCGCCGAGTGGGCCCGGATGACCTACGGGTGGATGGGACGAACACCGGACTACAAGGCCAGCTTTCTCGGCACCTTAGGCGCCAACACCGCCTTTTATGCTCCCTACGAAGAAAATGCGCGCCGCTGGTATTGCCTCGGGCAGGAACGTGTTCTTTACTGGAATCATGCCATCGTGCACCCGCCAGTCGACCGGAACCGCCCCCCACATGAAGTGGCGGACGTGTACGTCCATGTCGTGCGCGAGACCGATGCGGGGATCGTTGTGCGTGGGGCGAAGGTCGTCGCGACCGGCTCAGCGCTCACGCACCACAACTTCGTGGCGCACTATGCGACCCCGACCGTCGGCGGCCTCAAGGATCCACGCTTCGCGCTCGTCTTCTGTGTACCGATGGATGCTCCCGGGCTGAAACTGTTCAGTCGCCCGAGCTACGAGGCAGCGGCAGCGGTCATGGGCTCACCGTGGGACTACCCCTTGTCGAGTCGCCTCGACGAAAACGACGCGATCATGGTCTTCGACGACGTGCTCGTCCCCTGGGAAAATATCTTCGTCTACCAGGACGTCGAAAAGGCCGACGGCTTCTTCCCGGCCTCCGGTTTCATTCCACGCTTCGCTTTCCACGGTTGCACGCGCTTCGCGGTCAAGCTGGACTCCATCGCGGGAGTACTGCTCAAGGCCGTCGAGGCAGCCGGAACCAAAGACTTCCGGGGCGTGCAGGCACGCGTCGGCGAGGTGATCGCCTGGCGGAATCTCTTCTGGGCCCTCACCGAGGCGATGGCACGTGACCCGATCCCCTGGTGTGACGGCTACGTGTCACCCAAGATCGAATACGCCCAGGCCTATCGTGTCCTCGCGCCCACCGCCTGGTCACGCGTCCGGCAGATCATCCTGGACGATGTGGCGAGTTCTCTCGTCTATCTGCCGAGCCATGCGCTCGACCTCAAGAATCCGGTGGAGCGTGCCTACCTCGACAAGTACGTGCGCGGCTCCAATGGCTACGACGCGCACGACCGGATCAAGGTCATGAAACTCCTCTACGACGCGACGATCTCGGAGTTCGCGGGACGCCATGAGCTGTACGAGCGGAACTACGCCGGGAGTCACGAGGACACCCGGCTGCAGACGTTCCTGATCGCCGAGGCGACTGGTCTGGCGGAGCAGCTCCGCGAGTTCGCCGAGCAGTGCATGGCCGAGTACGACCTGGACGGCTGGACAGCACCGGATCTTCTCGACAACGAGGACGTCAGTTGGGTGCTCCAGCGAGTGCTCCGGCAGGCGACGGAGGCATGA
- a CDS encoding branched-chain amino acid ABC transporter permease produces the protein MPITTASLVIGLSYASLLFLVSVGLSVVFGLMRFVNLATGSLYLIGGYVAWSVARRTNSFVLALIAGALAALVLGILIERGFLQRLHRQELLQVALTLGIAYIVQDVTRWVWGGDPLRLRPPAVFRGSIELFGSIVPTYRVALIGIGASMAIVVWYLLERTKWGAYVRAGVDDLEMVECLGINARRVFAVVFALGALLCGIGGALGTPVTGVAPGTDIQLQLMALIVVVLGGLGSVSGAIIASIVVALVDTMVRTFWPEASFFAVWALAAFVLIMRPQGLLGRVAW, from the coding sequence GTGCCGATCACTACTGCTAGCCTGGTCATCGGGCTCTCCTATGCCAGTTTGCTCTTCCTCGTATCGGTCGGCCTCTCGGTCGTGTTCGGCCTGATGCGCTTCGTGAACCTGGCGACTGGGTCACTCTATCTCATCGGCGGGTACGTGGCCTGGTCAGTCGCTCGTCGCACCAACAGCTTTGTCCTCGCGCTGATCGCAGGAGCACTCGCCGCGCTCGTTCTGGGCATTCTGATCGAACGCGGCTTCCTGCAACGCCTGCACCGGCAGGAACTCCTGCAGGTCGCCTTGACGCTCGGTATCGCCTACATCGTCCAGGACGTGACGCGCTGGGTCTGGGGCGGAGACCCGCTCCGCTTGCGTCCGCCCGCAGTCTTTCGTGGATCGATAGAGTTGTTCGGGTCGATCGTTCCGACTTACCGTGTCGCCTTGATCGGCATCGGGGCGAGCATGGCGATCGTGGTGTGGTATCTCCTCGAACGAACCAAGTGGGGTGCCTACGTCCGCGCTGGGGTCGATGACCTCGAGATGGTGGAATGCCTCGGTATCAATGCGCGTCGTGTGTTCGCTGTCGTCTTCGCGCTCGGCGCATTGCTCTGCGGGATCGGTGGAGCCCTCGGGACACCAGTTACCGGCGTCGCTCCTGGGACCGACATTCAGCTCCAGCTCATGGCGCTCATCGTGGTCGTGCTCGGCGGATTGGGCTCTGTCTCCGGTGCGATCATCGCGAGTATCGTGGTCGCGCTCGTCGATACGATGGTGCGGACATTCTGGCCAGAGGCTTCCTTCTTCGCCGTGTGGGCCCTTGCTGCCTTCGTCTTGATCATGCGCCCACAAGGACTGCTCGGCCGCGTCGCGTGGTAA
- a CDS encoding ABC transporter substrate-binding protein — protein MMYRFTRRQVLSIAGAAGLSALLAACGGSEPTPTPAPQPSPTPAASQQPSPTPAAATSPAPSTSPTVAATKPQKTLRVGFAISKSGPYAAGAGITIYPNYVLWAKDVNDAGGIELDDGIYTIELIEYDDQSSPEEAIKAIQRLVQQDKVDLLLPPWGTAMNLAVAPVFHQLGYPQLGVANLSDKTPELVKQWPGYFTFLGTSSQYSEAIADLLNDLAAQGKIGKKVALIHVDDEFGLELSAAAREKFQKTGFELVYDQGYPLGTADFQPILTDIKQRQPDAFVACSYPADTLALPQAAMVLDFNPPVFLTAVGTAFPIYLGQFGDNAEGVMGLGGINPKQPGLMDYYKRHKQVTGQDPDRWASPICYASLQVLQQALQRVGKVDRQAITKEIATGSFETIIGTIKLEGNIYYGNWLLGQWRNGEFLALWPKEKAAASPVVPKPSWKK, from the coding sequence ATGATGTACCGGTTCACGCGTCGCCAGGTTCTGTCGATCGCTGGAGCAGCCGGTTTGTCTGCGCTCCTCGCTGCCTGTGGCGGGAGCGAACCGACACCCACACCGGCCCCGCAACCGTCGCCGACTCCAGCAGCGTCCCAGCAACCGTCACCCACTCCAGCAGCGGCCACGTCTCCGGCACCCAGCACCTCGCCGACTGTGGCCGCGACCAAGCCGCAGAAGACGCTTCGCGTCGGTTTCGCGATCTCCAAGAGTGGTCCGTATGCAGCTGGCGCTGGCATCACGATCTATCCCAATTACGTGCTGTGGGCGAAGGACGTCAACGATGCAGGTGGCATCGAACTGGACGACGGCATCTACACGATCGAACTGATCGAGTACGACGACCAGAGCAGCCCGGAAGAGGCGATCAAGGCGATCCAGCGACTCGTCCAGCAGGACAAAGTCGACCTTCTGTTGCCGCCCTGGGGCACGGCGATGAACCTGGCTGTCGCTCCGGTCTTCCACCAGCTCGGCTATCCGCAGCTCGGTGTCGCGAACCTGAGCGACAAGACACCGGAACTCGTCAAGCAGTGGCCGGGATACTTCACCTTCCTCGGCACATCGAGCCAATACTCGGAGGCGATCGCTGACCTCCTGAACGATCTCGCTGCACAGGGCAAGATCGGCAAGAAGGTCGCGCTGATCCATGTCGACGACGAGTTCGGGCTGGAACTCTCGGCAGCGGCCCGGGAGAAGTTCCAGAAGACAGGCTTCGAACTCGTGTACGACCAGGGCTATCCGCTCGGTACGGCCGATTTCCAGCCGATTCTCACCGACATCAAGCAGCGGCAACCAGACGCCTTCGTTGCGTGCAGTTATCCGGCCGATACGCTCGCCCTGCCGCAGGCAGCGATGGTCCTCGACTTCAACCCGCCGGTCTTCCTGACTGCGGTCGGCACGGCATTTCCGATTTACCTGGGTCAGTTCGGAGACAACGCTGAAGGCGTCATGGGACTCGGTGGGATCAACCCGAAACAGCCGGGACTCATGGATTACTACAAGCGCCACAAGCAAGTGACAGGTCAGGACCCAGATCGCTGGGCGAGTCCGATCTGTTACGCCTCGCTCCAGGTTCTCCAACAGGCGCTCCAGCGTGTCGGCAAGGTCGACCGTCAAGCGATTACGAAAGAGATCGCTACCGGTTCGTTCGAGACGATCATCGGCACCATCAAGCTCGAGGGCAACATCTACTACGGCAACTGGTTGCTCGGGCAGTGGCGGAACGGCGAGTTCCTCGCCCTGTGGCCGAAAGAGAAGGCAGCGGCGAGTCCGGTCGTACCGAAGCCGTCCTGGAAGAAGTAG
- a CDS encoding branched-chain amino acid ABC transporter permease, producing the protein MTSLLDALVTGLVYGGVYALLALGLTLQYGVARILNLAYGDFLIAAAVFATLLYQRYQLSPLIALVLVVPISFFVHLLVYHLVFVQLERRSGSWRAMEASSILLAFGLSFVVSGAMLAVFGGQLFSYSYLLVPVHILGSVVPANRLLAFVLALVFGGLAYLLLVRTRIGTAIRAIAVDPDGAPLAGIDVRRWAGITFAFGGIICAAGGVLISMFQTFNVPMGVSFTLKALVVVIMGGVGNAVGALVAGLILGVTESFVARYVSPGLTLAAVYGLFVLAVLTMRTGILGRALR; encoded by the coding sequence ATGACCTCGTTACTCGACGCTCTCGTCACCGGGCTCGTCTACGGTGGCGTGTATGCGCTGCTGGCCCTGGGTTTGACGCTCCAGTACGGCGTCGCGCGGATTCTCAACCTGGCCTACGGCGACTTCCTCATCGCCGCTGCCGTCTTCGCGACGCTCCTCTACCAGCGCTACCAGCTCAGTCCTCTCATCGCGCTGGTTCTGGTCGTGCCGATCAGTTTCTTCGTGCATCTCCTGGTCTACCACCTCGTGTTCGTGCAACTCGAGCGCCGGAGCGGTTCCTGGCGCGCGATGGAAGCCTCGAGCATCCTGCTCGCCTTCGGCCTCTCGTTCGTCGTCTCCGGGGCGATGCTCGCGGTGTTCGGTGGTCAGCTGTTCTCCTATTCGTATCTCCTCGTGCCGGTGCACATCCTCGGGAGCGTGGTACCAGCGAACCGGCTGCTCGCCTTCGTCCTCGCGCTGGTGTTCGGTGGACTCGCCTATCTCCTGCTGGTCCGCACGCGGATCGGGACAGCGATCCGCGCCATCGCGGTCGATCCGGACGGCGCCCCGCTCGCCGGCATCGACGTGCGGCGCTGGGCCGGCATCACGTTCGCGTTCGGCGGCATCATCTGTGCAGCCGGCGGTGTCCTCATCAGTATGTTCCAGACTTTCAATGTGCCGATGGGTGTGTCGTTTACCCTGAAAGCGCTCGTCGTCGTCATCATGGGTGGTGTCGGCAACGCTGTCGGGGCTTTGGTGGCAGGACTCATACTCGGCGTGACAGAATCGTTCGTCGCCCGCTATGTGAGTCCCGGTTTGACCCTCGCTGCCGTTTACGGGCTCTTCGTCCTCGCTGTTCTCACGATGCGCACAGGGATTCTCGGGAGGGCACTCCGGTGA
- a CDS encoding amidohydrolase family protein encodes MIDCHIHAIPEGMLEWLRANAERAQARFEQRDAAKAPFLVVGGRWPFELKPVFHDRELFLHHLDAAGVERVLLSPIPQLFFYEADPALACEAARAYNEALLAWRDAHPDRIELLATVPLGTPETAEQELRWAMDRGMRGAIVGPGVGEKLLSDPAFEPFWQAANERQAIVFLHPLLSRDPRLARPQLPNLAGVPWETTVAAIDLIFAGVLDRYPRVRILLAHGGGYLPYQIGRLDKGYEVWEVIRRQLAVPPSEYLRRFWYDTVLWRQETLAYLRAIVGPDHIVPGSDFPFDLSVWPPAAAPEGEHTLFSV; translated from the coding sequence ATGATCGACTGTCACATCCATGCCATTCCCGAAGGCATGCTCGAATGGTTGCGCGCCAATGCCGAGCGCGCCCAGGCACGCTTCGAGCAGCGCGATGCGGCGAAGGCACCGTTCCTCGTCGTCGGCGGACGCTGGCCATTCGAACTCAAGCCCGTGTTCCACGACCGGGAGCTCTTCCTCCATCACCTCGACGCGGCCGGTGTCGAGCGAGTGCTCCTCTCGCCCATCCCCCAGCTGTTCTTCTACGAAGCCGACCCGGCACTGGCTTGCGAGGCGGCACGCGCCTACAACGAGGCCCTGCTCGCCTGGCGCGACGCTCATCCTGATCGGATCGAGCTCCTCGCGACCGTCCCGCTCGGGACGCCGGAGACAGCGGAACAAGAGCTCCGTTGGGCGATGGACCGCGGCATGCGCGGTGCGATCGTCGGACCGGGCGTGGGCGAAAAGCTCTTGAGCGACCCGGCGTTCGAACCCTTCTGGCAGGCAGCCAACGAGCGACAGGCGATCGTGTTCCTTCACCCGCTCCTGAGTCGCGATCCGCGGCTCGCGCGACCACAGCTGCCCAACCTGGCCGGCGTTCCCTGGGAGACGACGGTCGCCGCGATCGACCTCATCTTCGCGGGTGTACTCGACCGGTATCCCAGGGTCCGTATCCTGCTCGCGCATGGCGGTGGGTACCTCCCCTACCAGATCGGGAGACTGGACAAGGGCTACGAGGTCTGGGAAGTCATCCGGCGTCAACTGGCTGTGCCACCGAGCGAATATCTCCGGCGCTTCTGGTACGACACCGTCCTGTGGCGGCAGGAGACGCTCGCCTACCTGCGGGCTATCGTCGGGCCGGACCACATCGTCCCCGGCTCGGACTTTCCCTTCGACCTTTCCGTCTGGCCACCGGCGGCAGCACCGGAAGGAGAGCACACACTGTTTTCGGTATAA
- a CDS encoding PhnD/SsuA/transferrin family substrate-binding protein — MTRLRLSFAAAPYDRIMPLVDGRVSPRGIELIYLPQVVEETFWRMARFQEYDVAEFSLSSYLIARDRGEPRLTAIPVFPSRMFRHSAIYVNTRTGIRQPRDLIGRRVGIPEYQLTALLWVRGILADDYGVRPEDIEWYVGGEERAGRREKLPLELPSTIRLHPIPEGTTLNELLVNGALDALIAPRAPSSFLTGHPAVARLFPNYREVDADYYRRTRIFPIMHVVVIRDDILERYPWVARNLYEAFERARQLAFAELRQTAALAAMLPWLPAELERTCAILGDEYWTYGVDANRHVLETAIRYAIEQGLIRQRFTVEDLFAPSTLEEFVI, encoded by the coding sequence GTGACGCGCCTGAGGCTCAGTTTCGCTGCAGCACCCTACGACCGGATCATGCCGTTGGTCGACGGACGCGTCTCGCCACGCGGCATCGAGTTGATCTACTTGCCGCAGGTCGTCGAGGAAACCTTCTGGCGAATGGCACGGTTCCAGGAGTACGACGTCGCGGAGTTTTCCCTCTCTTCTTATCTCATCGCCCGCGACCGGGGTGAACCACGCTTGACCGCGATACCTGTCTTCCCTTCGCGCATGTTCCGTCATTCAGCGATCTACGTGAATACGCGCACTGGTATCCGCCAACCACGTGACCTGATCGGTCGCCGCGTCGGCATTCCCGAGTACCAGCTCACGGCACTGCTGTGGGTGCGCGGCATTCTGGCCGACGACTACGGGGTACGCCCCGAGGATATCGAGTGGTATGTAGGGGGAGAGGAACGCGCCGGACGGCGCGAGAAGCTCCCGCTCGAACTTCCCTCCACCATTCGGCTGCATCCCATCCCGGAGGGGACGACGCTCAACGAGCTCCTCGTGAACGGTGCACTCGATGCGCTCATCGCCCCCCGGGCCCCCTCGTCCTTCCTGACCGGGCACCCAGCTGTGGCACGCCTCTTTCCGAATTACCGGGAAGTCGATGCCGACTACTATCGCCGGACGAGGATCTTTCCCATCATGCACGTCGTCGTGATTCGCGACGACATCCTGGAGCGCTACCCCTGGGTCGCCCGGAACCTCTACGAGGCATTCGAGCGGGCACGACAATTGGCGTTCGCCGAACTCCGGCAAACAGCTGCACTCGCGGCCATGCTGCCCTGGCTTCCGGCGGAACTGGAGCGAACCTGCGCCATTCTCGGCGATGAGTACTGGACGTACGGCGTCGACGCCAACCGGCACGTGCTGGAGACAGCCATCCGGTACGCAATCGAACAGGGGTTGATCCGCCAGCGTTTCACGGTGGAAGACCTCTTCGCCCCTTCCACCCTCGAAGAGTTCGTCATCTGA
- a CDS encoding ABC transporter ATP-binding protein: MLELRDVYGGYGEGFVLNGLSLTVQEGQVVGLLGRNGAGKTTTMRAIMGLLPRVAGAITLRGESLIGLSPYVISSKGVALVPQGRRIFPSLTVTENLLIGARTPRPDQRVRWTLDEIYQLFPILKERGKVRGTLLSGGEQQMLTIARSLMTQPLVLLCDEPSEGLAPVMVQRVGEILQRLKQAGLSILLAEQNLDLALSVIDVAYIIEEGRVIWHGPKQELLANRDLQETYLGLRVEV, from the coding sequence ATGCTGGAGCTGCGTGATGTCTATGGTGGCTACGGTGAAGGCTTCGTCTTGAACGGCCTCTCTCTCACGGTGCAGGAAGGCCAGGTCGTCGGGCTCCTCGGCCGCAACGGTGCAGGCAAGACGACGACGATGCGTGCGATCATGGGCCTCTTGCCGCGGGTCGCCGGTGCGATCACGCTCCGCGGCGAGTCGTTGATCGGCTTGTCCCCGTACGTCATCTCGAGCAAAGGTGTGGCCCTCGTCCCGCAAGGCCGCCGGATTTTCCCCTCGCTCACTGTTACCGAAAATCTCCTGATCGGTGCCCGCACCCCTCGACCGGATCAGCGCGTTCGTTGGACGCTGGATGAGATCTATCAGCTCTTCCCAATCCTGAAAGAGCGCGGCAAGGTCCGCGGCACGCTCCTCAGCGGTGGCGAGCAACAGATGCTGACGATCGCCCGATCGCTCATGACTCAGCCGCTCGTGCTCCTCTGCGACGAGCCCTCCGAAGGCCTCGCACCCGTCATGGTCCAGCGCGTCGGGGAGATCCTGCAGCGGCTCAAGCAGGCTGGACTCTCCATCCTGCTCGCCGAGCAAAACCTCGATCTCGCTCTTTCGGTGATCGACGTGGCCTACATTATCGAGGAAGGGCGAGTCATTTGGCACGGGCCGAAGCAGGAACTTCTCGCCAACCGCGACCTGCAGGAAACCTACCTCGGCCTGCGCGTCGAGGTCTGA